The following proteins are co-located in the Arctopsyche grandis isolate Sample6627 chromosome 3, ASM5162203v2, whole genome shotgun sequence genome:
- the LOC143909380 gene encoding uncharacterized protein LOC143909380, whose translation MYVSMASELLHVEERIEKRTDYEPEVTVGRVKREPRSPALPTPPRTPESRHQTQHSDLEPEMDLAQQHCTSQPHHSWIHPTQHPIPPPHPLMYNKSTHHQHHHLPVFPTYESTKLSHPAYPNHPSLAAYMHSQMGLPPTATYTNGLPAILMNQWIRNAALYHQASRAGYHPSMDMQKLHPAGRLPGQPGKPPGGPSARPKKQFICKYCHRQFTKSYNLLIHERTHTDERPYSCDICGKAFRRQDHLRDHRYIHSKEKPFKCSECGKGFCQSRTLAVHKILHMEESPHKCPICSRSFNQRSNLKTHLLTHTEHNKQLHHLAQMDGCPEVTSTSQGVETPPTLLDLSQKTLSPNVESEHKPTTTSATPKKALGFSIEDIMRR comes from the exons ATGTACGTTTCGATGGCGTCCGAGCTTTTGCACGTCGAGGAGAGGATCGAGAAAAGAACAG ATTACGAACCGGAAGTAACTGTGGGTCGCGTCAAAAGAGAGCCTCGAAGCCCTGCTTTGCCCACCCCACCCCGCACTCCGGAATCCCGTCACCAAACCCAGCATTCAGACCTGGAACCGGAAATGGACCTGGCGCAGCAGCATTGCACTAGCCAACCACACCACAGTTGGATTCACCCAACGCAGCATCCCATCCCACCCCCGCACCCTCTAATGTACAACAAATCAACTCACCATCAACACCACCACCTACCAGTCTTCCCGACATATGAATCAACCAAATTATCCCATCCAGCCTATCCAAATCATCCATCTCTAGCTGCGTACATGCACTCTCAGATGGGACTACCTCCAACTGCTACGTACACGAACGGCCTACCGGCGATCTTGATGAATCAATGGATCAGGAATGCTGCGTTGTATCATCAGGCTTCCAGAGCTGGATATCACCCTTCGATGGACATGCAGAAGCTGCATCCTGCTGGAAGACTTCCGGGACAGCCGGGAAAGCCGCCGGGAGGTCCCAGCGCGAGACCAAAGAAGCAGTTTATCTGCAAATACTGCCACAGACAGTTTACTAAGTCGTACAATCTTCTAATCCACGAACGCACCCACACCGATGAGAGGCCGTACTCGTGCGACATTTGCGGCAAAGCCTTCAGAAGACAAGATCACCTGAGAGATCACAG GTACATCCACTCGAAAGAAAAGCCGTTCAAATGCAGCGAATGCGGCAAAGGGTTCTGCCAATCTAGGACACTGGCCGTCCACAAGATCCTCCACATGGAAGAATCGCCCCACAAGTGCCCTATCTGCAGCAGGAGCTTCAACCAGAGGTCGAACCTGAAGACCCACCTTTTAACCCACACGGAGCACAACAAGCAGCTACACCACCTGGCGCAGATGGACGGATGCCCTGAGGTGACTTCGACGAGTCAAGGCGTAGAGACGCCACCGACGCTCCTGGACCTGTCCCAGAAGACCTTATCTCCGAACGTTGAATCGGAACACAAACCGACGACGACTTCAGCGACCCCCAAGAAAGCCCTTGGTTTCTCAATAGAGGACATCATGAGGAGATAG